ATGGCCCTGGCCGAGCAGTCGGCCATCGGTGCTGACGATCACGCAGCCGACGCGCGGATTCGGATCGGTCAGGCCGATCGCCTGTTCCGCGAGGGCCAAGGCCTGTTGCAGCCAGGGCTCATCGTCAGGGCGTGGCAGGCTGGTGAAGGGGGGGGACGCATGCATGGCGCGCAGTCTAGCCGTCTGCCCGCAGCAGCCACAGGGTCAGGCCGGGGTCGTGGTCAAGGATCAAGGTCTCGAGTGACAGGTTCTGGGCTTGGCCGGCACGGTCGCGCCACTGCGCGTCGATCCGGACGGCGCGCACGGGCAGGGGATCTGCAAGCGCGGAGTCGACCGGGGCCGGACCATGGCTGCCGCCGCCACCGCCACCGCCACCGCCAGCGGCCGTCGAGGGAAGGATGCTCATGAGCGGCTGGCTCTTGGCATGCAGCTCGATGATGGCGGACGGCCCCTCCCATCGCAGCGGCAGGCTGCTGACATCCGCCCGCGGCGAGCGCAGTCGTTCGAGCTCCTGCCGGGCGAGCTGCAAGGATTCGTATTGGTGGCGGACCTCATCGGTGGCCAAGCGCAGGTGGAATTGCCATGCGGCCAAACCGGCGACACCGATCGCCATCAGCGCGATGGCGATCAACGCTTCCAGCAGGGCGATCCCAGATTGCGTGATGCGACAGCTGGGGCGATCCAAGCCAGCCTTGCATCCCTTGGCGATCTCGCCGGTTGGCTTACGCGATGGTTGGGGCCGGTTCAGGGGGCGCGCGGTGGACCGGTTGGCGTGCCGGATTGAAGGCCTGGATGGGGGGCGGCTTGCGGGCGGACATGAGGACTGACATGAGGACCGGCATGAGCACCGGCAGGCGGGCCGGCATGCGGGCCGCGCACTGGGCCGGATGGATCGGGTCGCTGTCATTGCACGGGCGTCCATCCGCCGGGCACGGGAAGGTAGCTGCCCATCTGTCGGCTGATGCGCTGGAGCACTTCCGGATCGTGCTGCAGGTTGACCGAGTCGGCGACTGCCCAGTCCGCGTCGGTCACCATCGCGCCGTGCAGGGTGGACAGGGTGCCGGCTGGGGGATGCCAGGCGATGCCGTTCCTCGCGTAGAGCAGGCCGGTGAGATGCATGGCCGCCCAGATGTCGAGCTGGCCGTCCACCAGGAGCACCAGCGGGGCGTCGATGGAGGAGGCCGGCAGCGGCTCATGCAGCGACAGGTCGCCCTCCACCCACAAGAGGCGGCGGCCGCGCGACAGGGCCAACTGCAGATCGGCGGAGCAATCGCCGGCGCAGCGCAGGCGGCTGACGGCGGGCTGCTGGCGATAGCGTCCTGCGGGATAGCCAAACACCCGCTGGAAGGCGCCGGCGCCGGATTCCACCGAGGACTGGGGCGGGCGCCGCAACGCGCTCAGCAGCGCCAGATGCTGCGAGTGCTCGGCCCAACCCATCGGGCCAAGCAGACCGTGATCGTCCGATCCCGGGTCCTCACAGGCGATGCCGCGGTCGCTGCAGCCGCGAGCCACGAGCCGAAGCTGTCCGGGCGGGCCGGCGTCGGCGAAGCGGATGCTGAACATGGGCCGGAAGGAGGGCGCGGTCGCGGTAATGCTCGGGTCCGTATCGCCCGGCAGCGGTTCGGCGCTGTCGCACCGGCATTCCCAGCGCTGCGGGCCGGTGTTGACGCAGGCGGCGGCTGGTGGCGAACCGGCCGGGCGTGCGCGATGGAAGTGGTCTCCATCGATGCGCAGCGCCCGGGCGCGGAAATCCCGGAGGTCCGGCAACGACTCGGCGCCGCCGGCTGCTGAGGATGGACCGGACGGCATCGGCGCCTGAAACGCAGGCCGACATTGCCCGTCGATGCGGCCGGTGTTGAGCATCGCGGTGGCCCATGCAAGACCCGCTTCAGCAGCTTCCGCCGCCAAGGCGGCCCGGAGGTCATTGCCGGCCACGCGCTGTGCGACGGTGAGATGTCGCCCTGCCCAGACCGCTGCCAGGGAGAGGACGAACAGCAGGAGCACGCACAGCAACAAGGTGGCCATGCCGCGTTCGGGAGGTGGGCGTGGCGTCATGGGCAGCTTTCCGTGAGGTGGTCGTTGCGCAGGCGGGTCAGCAGGTCGATCTGGTGTCGCACCGTGGCGTCGTGGCTCGCTTGGGCCACCAGTCGAAGTCGGACGCTCCGGACCTCCAGCGATCCGCGGCAGGGCGATGAGCTGCCTGGTGCTGAGGGTGGACGGCTGCCGACGCCCACGGCCGGCGCCGAGGTTGTCGGATCGGCGGTGAAGGGGCTGATGATCAGATCGGCGCGGAAACGGTCCACGCGCATCAAGGCGGGATCGGTCAGCGGCTGGAAGCGGGATCCGGTGAGTTGGTCCAGGCGTCCGTCGATCCATCGCAGCCCCGAGAGCTCGTTGCCCTTGGGTGGCAAGGGCGCGATGGGCGGCAGTGGCGCAACCGGGTGCGACGACGTACCGTTCGACGTGCCGCCCGATGCGCCGCCGCCGGGGCCCGGGGAGGGGCCCGGCTCAGCGCCGGACGCGTCGTCGCGGGAAAAGCTGTAGCTGAGCCGCTGGTCGGGATCAGTGAGGTCGATGGCGGTCTGCAGGTTGGCGGGGGGTGTGGGGCGCTCGGGTGACCACACCAGATCCTGCGGTCGGCCATGTCCGCCCGCCCGCCGCAGATCACGTTGGATCATGTCGGCCACGGCGCGCAGTTCCTGCTGCATCTGCAACTCGATCACCATCTTGTGGTGTTCACCGAGTTGAATGCCGGACCAGGCGGTGGCGCCGGCCAGCACGATCAAGCCCACGGTGAGGCCGACCATCAACTCGACCAGGCTGAAGCCGCTCATCTGGGTTCGGGCGACCGTGCGCCGGCGTGGCTCGCTCCGTGCGGTTCTGCGGC
The Roseateles amylovorans genome window above contains:
- a CDS encoding type IV pilus modification PilV family protein — protein: MDRPSCRITQSGIALLEALIAIALMAIGVAGLAAWQFHLRLATDEVRHQYESLQLARQELERLRSPRADVSSLPLRWEGPSAIIELHAKSQPLMSILPSTAAGGGGGGGGGSHGPAPVDSALADPLPVRAVRIDAQWRDRAGQAQNLSLETLILDHDPGLTLWLLRADG
- a CDS encoding PilW family protein, whose translation is MSGFSLVELMVGLTVGLIVLAGATAWSGIQLGEHHKMVIELQMQQELRAVADMIQRDLRRAGGHGRPQDLVWSPERPTPPANLQTAIDLTDPDQRLSYSFSRDDASGAEPGPSPGPGGGASGGTSNGTSSHPVAPLPPIAPLPPKGNELSGLRWIDGRLDQLTGSRFQPLTDPALMRVDRFRADLIISPFTADPTTSAPAVGVGSRPPSAPGSSSPCRGSLEVRSVRLRLVAQASHDATVRHQIDLLTRLRNDHLTESCP